A segment of the Caldanaerovirga acetigignens genome:
TAGAGCAGGGGGCGGTAGATCTTACGCTTAAGGAAATCGAAAGGCTGTCTACGGAAGAGTTAAAAAGTAAAATAGCAAAGGCAACCGACGAGAGGCTTTTTGCCATAGCTGAAGCTCTGCGAAGAGGTATCGGCATCAACGAGATATCTACCCTTTCAGGCATAGATCCCTTCTTCGTAAGGAAGATAGAAAATATAGTTAAATTGGAAGCGCAATTGAAAGCGGAAGCGGAAAACCTAAGCGAAGGGCTCCTCAAAAAGGCAAAGAGGATGGGATTCCCTGACGTTGTAATAGCCAAACACACAGGTCTTTCCGAAAAGGAGGTAAGAGAGCTCAGGGATAAATTTTCCATCCGGCCAACTTACAAAATTGTGGATACATGTGCAGCAGAATTCGAAGCCGAAACTCCTTACTTTTACTCCACCTTCGAGGTTGAAAACGAAGCAAAGCCCGAAGGCAAGGAGAGCGTCGTGATTCTGGGAGCGGGCCCCATAAGGATAGGCCAGGGCATAGAGTTCGACTACTGCTGCGTGCATGCGGTCTGGGCGACTAAAAAAATGGGGTATAGGGCTATAATAGTTAACAACAATCCCGAAACCGTCAGTACAGATTACAGCACCGCTGATCGGCTGTACTTCGAGCCTCTCTACATCGAAGACGTGATGGCGGTGATAGAAAACGAAAATCCAATCGGCGTGATGGTTCAATTCGGCGGGCAGACGGCGGTGAACCTTTCATGGGAGCTGGCGAAAAGAGGGGTAAGGATTCTCGGAACTCAGATAGAATCCATTGACATAGCCGAGGATCGGGAAAAGTTCGATGCTTTTTTAAGCGAGCTTTCTATTCCCCGGCCAAAAGGATGTGCGGTAAGGAGCTATGAAGAGGCACTGAGAAAAGCAGAGGAAATAGGTTTTCCGTTGCTCGTCCGGCCGTCCTACGTTCTGGGAGGCCGGGCGATGGAGATAGTCTACGATATGGACGAATTGAAGGCTTATATAGAAGAGGCGGTAGACGCGTCTCCGGAAAGACCTGTGCTAATAGACAGGTACATCTGCGGAACTGAAGTTGAAGTGGATGCAATTTGCGATGGGAAAGAGGTGCTTATTCCCGGAATTATGGAGCATATCGAGCGAGCGGGGATTCATTCGGGAGATAGCATAGCAGTTTGGCCTCCAAGGACATTGAGCAAAAAAGCCAAAGATAAAATTGTGGACTACACTGTTAAGATAGCTCTAAAACTAGGGGTAAAAGGGCTTTTGAATATACAGTTTGTAGTTCGGGGAGACGAAGTGTACGTTCTAGAAGTAAACCCGCGCTCCAGCCGAACTGTACCGTATCTCAGCAAGATAACGGGTGTCCCTATGGTAGATTTGGCAGTCCAAATAGCCCTGGGCGAAACTTTAGAGAGCCTGGGATACAGCAGTGGTATTTTGCCCGAGCCGGACTTTGTGGCAGTAAAGGCACCGGTCTTTTCCTTCGGCAAGCTCACGCAGGCAGAAATTTCCCTGGGACCGGAGATGAAGTCCACCGGCGAGGTGCTGGGCATAGAAAAAACCTTCGAAAAGGCGCTTTACAAGGCCTTTTTCGCATCGGGTGTAAGAGTGCCCAAAAGTGGCGGAATTTTGGTTACTGTGGCCGACAGGGACAAACCCGAAGCGGTAAGGCTGATAAGGGGATTCAAAAATCTAGGATTTGAAATATACGCTACGAAGGGCACCGCAAAAGCATTAAAGGAAGCTGGCATCGATGCAAAAGTGGTTAACAAGTGGGAAGAGGGTTCTCCAAATGTAATGGACCTCTTCAGGAATGGAAAGATTAATTTGGTAATTAATACGTTGAGCCGAGGAGGTGGGTCCAGGAGGGACGGTTTCAAGATAAGGAGGGCTGCAGCGGACGAAGGGATTCCCTGCCTTACATCTCTGGATACCGCCTGGGCGCTTTACCGAGCGATTGAGGCTTTAAGCATAGACATTATTCTGCTAGAGAGCATTTCGAAGGTGGGGTGATATTCTGGAAAGCCTGTTGCATCAAGCAGAAATCATCCTTAACGAAGAAGTGGCCCGCGGCATATACCTACTTCGGCTCCGCGCCAATAAAGTGGCAGAAAGCGCAAATCCCGGCCAGTTCCTCCACGTGAAGTGCACAAAAGGGCCCCATCCCCTGCTCAGGAGGCCCTTCAGCATCGCTGATGCCCATAGGGAAGAGGGCACTGCGGACATAATATACCGCGTGGTGGGTGAAGGTACTTCGATTTTATCCCAAAAAAGGCCGGGAGAGGTGCTGGATATCATGGGACCGCTGGGCAGGGGCTTCCCCTTGCCCCTGCCGGGGAGGCTGCCGTTAATAGTAGGCGGGGGAGTTGGAGTCGCTCCACTCCTTTTTTTAGCAAAGGAACTTAATAAATCAGGTTTGGTAGGTAGAGCCTTTTTAGGCTTTTCCACCGCACGGGAAGCTTTCGGTAAAGAAATTTTTGAAACCTGTGGCTTTTCGGTAGAACTAACCACGGACGATGGGACACATGGCAAAAGAGGCTTTCCTACTGACCTTCTGGAAGATTTTTTGAAAGGCGAGAAAAAAGTGCAGGCCGTCGTGTACGCCTGCGGCCCCAGGATGCTCCTTTTAAAAGTGAAAGAGATCGCTGTGTCTTTTGGCATCCTCGCCTATCTTTCGCTGGAGGAGAAGATGGGTTGCGGGATTGGGGCCTGCCTCGGGTGCGCTGTGAAATCTGCCAAAGGAGGATATAAAAAGGTCTGCCGGGATGGTCCGGTTTTCGAAGCGGGGGAAGTGGAAATATGGTAGACCTGAGCGTAAAGATAGCCGGAATTTGCCTCAAAAATCCCGTGATGGTAGCATCGGGCACTTTCGGGTTTGCCAGGGAGTATTCGAGGATGTTCGACGTGAATGAGCTCGGTGCAGTAGTTACGAAGGGCATTACCCTCCTTCCCAAAGAAGGCAACCCCCCTCCTAGGCTTTTTGAGACCACGGCAGGTCTTTTGAATTCGGTAGGCCTCGAAAATCCCGGAGTTGAAGGTTTCGTAAGGGATGAGTGGCCGTATCTCAAAACTCTGCAGGTGCCGGTTATAGTCAATATTGCCGGAGAGACGGTGGAGGAATACAGGAGGATAACCCAGTGCCTTTCGCACCTCGAAGGCATTTCGGCCCTCGAGGTCAACATATCCTGTCCCAACGTGGGAAAAGGAGGCATTGCCTTCGGCCGGCATCCTGATAGCGCTTACGAAGTGGTGAGGGCCGTGAAAGAACAGTCTCACTTCCCCGTGATCGCAAAACTCTCTCCAAACGTCTCAGATATCCGCGAGATAGCACTGGCGGTAGAGGAAGCGGGGGCGGATGCAGTATCGCTGATAAATACAATTCTAGGGATGGCGTTGGACGTAGAAAAAAAGCGGCCAGTTTTCAAGAGGGTCTTCGCCGGCCTTTCGGGTCCTGCGGTAAAACCCATAGCTTTGAGGATGGTGTACGAAGTTTACGAGGCAGTAAAGATACCCATTATAGGAATGGGAGGAATATATAATTGGCGTGATGCGGTGGAATTCATCCTGGCGGGAGCAAGTGCGGTTGCTGTGGGAAGTGCTATATTTTCCGACCCTGTGGCTCCGCTGAAGATAATCCGCGGTCTTGAAGATTATGCGGCGAAAAACCTTCAAAAGAGACTTTCGGATTTGGTGGGCCTCGCCCACAGGAATGATGCGGAATTTTGAAAGGGGTGCGATCCGTTGGAAGAATATTTTAAAAGGGTGATAATCGCCCTTGACACTCCCGACGAAAAGAGGGCTCTTGAACTCGTGAGACTTTTGAAAAACCGCGTGGGGATATTCAAGGTGGGCCTTGAACTTTTTACAGGTGCAGGGCCTTCAATCATCGGGAAAATAAACGAAGAGGGGTGCCGGGTTTTCTTGGACCTCAAGTTTCACGATATACCGAATACCGTTTACGGAGCCGTAAAACAAGCGGCAAGGCTTGGCGCTTTCATGCTCGATGTCCATGCCTCCGGCGGCAGGAAGATGATGGAGTGGGCGAAAAAAGCGGTTGAGGAGGTCTTTGAAAGAGATTGCGAAAAGCGGCCTAAAATTCTGGCCGTAACGGTGCTCACAAGCATTGATGGTGAGGACCTGAAAGAGATGAATGTAGAAAAGTCCCCCTGCGAGCAGGTCCTTTCATTGGCCAAAATGGCAAAGCAAATAGGGCTCGACGGTGTCGTGGCATCCCCCCTGGAAATCCGCAAAATAAAGGAGGTTCTAGGGAGGGATTTCATGGTGGTAACCCCCGGAGTTCGTCCCTCCTTTGCCGCGGCTTCGGATCAAAAGCGGGTGATGACTCCACTTGAAGCCATAAAAATGGGCACAGATTACATCGTTATAGGGCGTCCGGTGACGGCGGCGGAAGACCCGCCGGCCGCCCTCGAAAAAATCTTCGATTGAAAGGGGGATAACCCTTGACACGCGAAGAAATACAGGAGATTTTTGAAAAGGCCGAAGTGCTGCTTACCGGGCACTTTATCCTGACTTCCGGCAGGCACAGCGAAAAATACCTCCAGTGTGCAAGGCTCCTCCAGTATCCCAAGCTTGCAGAAAAAGCCTTGAAGGAGCTGGCACAAAACTTCATGGAAAGCGAGGTAGACACGGTAATAGGGCCCGCCATCGGCGGCATAATAGTTGCCTACGAAGTGGCGAGGGCTCTGGGTGCAAGGGCCCTTTTTGCCGAAAGGGAAAACGGGGTGATGACCCTTCGCAGGGGTTTTTCCATAGAGCCGGGAGAACGCGTCCTTGTGGTTGAGGACGTGGTGACCACCGGCGGTTCGGTGAAGGAAGTGATTGATGTGGTCAGGTCCTGCGGCGGCCAAGTTGTGGGCGTTGGAGCTCTGGTGGACAGGAGTGCAAGCAAGGTGGATTTCGGGGTGCCGTTTTATTCCCTTTTGAGCATGGAAGTTGAGTCCTATCTCCCTGAAGAGTGTCCCCTCTGCAAAAAGGGCCTGCCGGCCCAAAAGCCTGGGAGCAAGAAGTTATGAAGAGGACATGAAAGGAATATATTTATAAAAAGAACGTAAAAAAACAAAGGAGCGGGAATACCCGCTCTTTCTTTTTTAAAAAATTTTCGATTTCAGGGAACTTTTTGGCGGCATAAAACGACTATATTTATAGAGGGAAAAATTCCATGGACAAGTCGGCAAAAAGAATTATTGATTCTGAATTCGCCGGTTAATGATGATAATGAAGAGGATATAATCGACCGTATGGAAGATGAAAACATTGATGTAGCCGGTACAGTCAGCAGCAATCTTTTTGTTGAAGAGTTTTTATCGTCTCTCGCCGAAAAACGGAGGGCCGTGATAGAATACCAGGTGCTGCAAGGGTATACTGAAACCGAAACTGCGATAAAATTAAGAATATCGCAGCAGGCTGTCAATAGATTAAAATCAAGAGCTCTGCAAAAAAATGAAACGGGTTTTAGGGAGCAGGGATTATTATA
Coding sequences within it:
- the carB gene encoding carbamoyl-phosphate synthase large subunit; this encodes MPKDPSIKKVMVIGSGPIVIGQAAEFDYAGTQACISLKEEGLEVVLINSNPATIMTDSEIADRVYIEPLTLEFAEKVIRREKPDGLLPTLGGQVGLNLAVELAESGVLEKEGVKLLGTPLSTIKKAEDREMFKNLMIEIGEPVPESKIVYSVEEALSFAKETGFPLIVRPSYTLGGTGGGIAYDEEDLVRIVDIGLKQSRIHQVLLEKSLLGMKEIEFEVMRDSKDQCITVCSMENVDPVGIHTGDSIVVAPCQTLNDKEYQMLRSAAIKIIRALGVEGGCNIQFALDPKTGNYYVIEVNPRVSRSSALASKATGYPIARIAAKISVGLALDEIKNPVTGKTTACFEPTVDYVVVKMPRWPFDKFAEADRTLGTQMKATGEVMAIDRTLEGAFMKAVRSLEQGAVDLTLKEIERLSTEELKSKIAKATDERLFAIAEALRRGIGINEISTLSGIDPFFVRKIENIVKLEAQLKAEAENLSEGLLKKAKRMGFPDVVIAKHTGLSEKEVRELRDKFSIRPTYKIVDTCAAEFEAETPYFYSTFEVENEAKPEGKESVVILGAGPIRIGQGIEFDYCCVHAVWATKKMGYRAIIVNNNPETVSTDYSTADRLYFEPLYIEDVMAVIENENPIGVMVQFGGQTAVNLSWELAKRGVRILGTQIESIDIAEDREKFDAFLSELSIPRPKGCAVRSYEEALRKAEEIGFPLLVRPSYVLGGRAMEIVYDMDELKAYIEEAVDASPERPVLIDRYICGTEVEVDAICDGKEVLIPGIMEHIERAGIHSGDSIAVWPPRTLSKKAKDKIVDYTVKIALKLGVKGLLNIQFVVRGDEVYVLEVNPRSSRTVPYLSKITGVPMVDLAVQIALGETLESLGYSSGILPEPDFVAVKAPVFSFGKLTQAEISLGPEMKSTGEVLGIEKTFEKALYKAFFASGVRVPKSGGILVTVADRDKPEAVRLIRGFKNLGFEIYATKGTAKALKEAGIDAKVVNKWEEGSPNVMDLFRNGKINLVINTLSRGGGSRRDGFKIRRAAADEGIPCLTSLDTAWALYRAIEALSIDIILLESISKVG
- a CDS encoding dihydroorotate dehydrogenase electron transfer subunit, whose amino-acid sequence is MHQAEIILNEEVARGIYLLRLRANKVAESANPGQFLHVKCTKGPHPLLRRPFSIADAHREEGTADIIYRVVGEGTSILSQKRPGEVLDIMGPLGRGFPLPLPGRLPLIVGGGVGVAPLLFLAKELNKSGLVGRAFLGFSTAREAFGKEIFETCGFSVELTTDDGTHGKRGFPTDLLEDFLKGEKKVQAVVYACGPRMLLLKVKEIAVSFGILAYLSLEEKMGCGIGACLGCAVKSAKGGYKKVCRDGPVFEAGEVEIW
- a CDS encoding dihydroorotate dehydrogenase; this encodes MVDLSVKIAGICLKNPVMVASGTFGFAREYSRMFDVNELGAVVTKGITLLPKEGNPPPRLFETTAGLLNSVGLENPGVEGFVRDEWPYLKTLQVPVIVNIAGETVEEYRRITQCLSHLEGISALEVNISCPNVGKGGIAFGRHPDSAYEVVRAVKEQSHFPVIAKLSPNVSDIREIALAVEEAGADAVSLINTILGMALDVEKKRPVFKRVFAGLSGPAVKPIALRMVYEVYEAVKIPIIGMGGIYNWRDAVEFILAGASAVAVGSAIFSDPVAPLKIIRGLEDYAAKNLQKRLSDLVGLAHRNDAEF
- the pyrF gene encoding orotidine-5'-phosphate decarboxylase, giving the protein MEEYFKRVIIALDTPDEKRALELVRLLKNRVGIFKVGLELFTGAGPSIIGKINEEGCRVFLDLKFHDIPNTVYGAVKQAARLGAFMLDVHASGGRKMMEWAKKAVEEVFERDCEKRPKILAVTVLTSIDGEDLKEMNVEKSPCEQVLSLAKMAKQIGLDGVVASPLEIRKIKEVLGRDFMVVTPGVRPSFAAASDQKRVMTPLEAIKMGTDYIVIGRPVTAAEDPPAALEKIFD
- the pyrE gene encoding orotate phosphoribosyltransferase — translated: MTREEIQEIFEKAEVLLTGHFILTSGRHSEKYLQCARLLQYPKLAEKALKELAQNFMESEVDTVIGPAIGGIIVAYEVARALGARALFAERENGVMTLRRGFSIEPGERVLVVEDVVTTGGSVKEVIDVVRSCGGQVVGVGALVDRSASKVDFGVPFYSLLSMEVESYLPEECPLCKKGLPAQKPGSKKL
- a CDS encoding RNA polymerase sigma factor, with the protein product MILNSPVNDDNEEDIIDRMEDENIDVAGTVSSNLFVEEFLSSLAEKRRAVIEYQVLQGYTETETAIKLRISQQAVNRLKSRALQKNETGFREQGLL